In Amycolatopsis methanolica 239, a single genomic region encodes these proteins:
- a CDS encoding acyl-CoA synthetase, with protein MYPGIHADADPDKPAVIMAGSGERLTYGELDERSTRLADALTSAGLGVGDTVALLSDNSVRAYEVYWAAMRSGRYLAAVNSHLSPAEVAYIVTDSGAKALVVSAALGPLATAVAELVPDVPVKLVYGGAADGYRDFDEFLATGSPERPADQPAGADMLYSSGTTGRPKGIKVDLPDRQVDEPGDVLTPVLRHMYGFGPDTVYLSPAPVYHAAPLRFGATAQRLGGTVVMMERFDAEAALRAIETYRVTHSQWVPTMFVRMLKLPEEVRGRYDLSSHRVAVHAAAPCPVEVKQAMIGWWGPVLYEYYASTEGAGMTFIDSEQWLAKPGSVGCAVVGVAHICDDAGKELPTGEVGTVYFERDEVPFTYHNDPAKTREAQHPEHETWTTTGDVGYLDEDGFLYLTDRKAFMIISGGVNIYPQEVEDALALHPAVFDVGVIGVPDEEMGEAVKAVVQPAPGVTPGPELEAELLAYVRERIAHYKAPRSVDFVDELPRTPTGKLVKRRLKERYAAPAAAK; from the coding sequence ATGTACCCGGGTATCCACGCCGACGCCGACCCCGACAAGCCAGCCGTGATCATGGCGGGCTCGGGCGAGCGGCTGACCTACGGCGAGCTCGACGAGCGGTCCACCCGCCTCGCCGACGCCCTGACCAGCGCCGGGCTCGGCGTGGGCGACACCGTCGCCCTGCTCAGCGACAACTCGGTCCGCGCCTACGAGGTCTACTGGGCCGCCATGCGCTCCGGCCGCTACCTGGCCGCGGTGAACAGCCACCTGTCGCCCGCCGAGGTCGCCTACATCGTCACCGACTCCGGCGCGAAGGCCCTGGTCGTCTCGGCCGCACTCGGCCCGCTGGCCACCGCCGTGGCCGAGCTCGTGCCAGACGTCCCGGTCAAGCTGGTCTACGGCGGCGCGGCGGACGGGTACCGCGACTTCGACGAGTTCCTCGCCACCGGCTCGCCCGAGCGGCCCGCGGACCAGCCGGCGGGCGCCGACATGCTCTACTCGTCCGGCACCACGGGCCGCCCGAAGGGCATCAAGGTCGACCTGCCCGACCGCCAGGTGGACGAGCCGGGCGACGTGCTGACCCCGGTGCTGCGGCACATGTACGGCTTCGGCCCGGACACGGTGTACCTGTCCCCGGCGCCGGTCTACCACGCCGCGCCGCTGCGGTTCGGCGCGACCGCGCAGCGCCTCGGCGGCACGGTGGTGATGATGGAGCGCTTCGACGCCGAGGCCGCGTTGCGCGCGATCGAGACCTACCGCGTCACGCACAGCCAGTGGGTGCCGACGATGTTCGTGCGGATGCTCAAGCTGCCGGAGGAGGTGCGCGGCCGCTACGACCTGTCCAGCCACCGGGTCGCGGTGCACGCCGCCGCGCCCTGCCCGGTGGAGGTCAAGCAGGCGATGATCGGCTGGTGGGGGCCGGTGCTCTACGAGTACTACGCGTCCACCGAGGGCGCCGGGATGACGTTCATCGACAGCGAGCAGTGGCTCGCCAAGCCCGGTTCGGTCGGCTGCGCGGTGGTCGGGGTCGCGCACATCTGCGACGACGCGGGCAAGGAGCTGCCGACCGGCGAGGTCGGCACCGTCTACTTCGAACGCGACGAGGTCCCGTTCACCTACCACAACGACCCGGCCAAGACCCGCGAGGCGCAGCACCCCGAGCACGAGACCTGGACGACCACCGGCGACGTCGGCTACCTCGACGAGGACGGCTTCCTCTACCTGACCGACCGCAAGGCGTTCATGATCATCTCCGGCGGGGTGAACATCTACCCGCAGGAGGTCGAGGACGCGCTCGCCCTGCACCCGGCGGTGTTCGACGTCGGCGTGATCGGCGTGCCGGACGAGGAGATGGGGGAGGCGGTCAAGGCCGTCGTCCAGCCCGCGCCCGGCGTCACGCCCGGCCCGGAGCTGGAAGCCGAGCTGCTGGCCTACGTCCGCGAGCGGATCGCCCACTACAAGGCGCCGCGCAGCGTGGACTTCGTCGACGAACTGCCCCGCACCCCCACCGGCAAGCTGGTGAAGCGGCGGCTCAAGGAACGTTACGCGGCTCCGGCCGCGGCCAAGTAG
- a CDS encoding TetR/AcrR family transcriptional regulator, with protein MVTETRTRQDRAAGTRTLILDAAVECLVELGYAGASTLAIQAKAGVSRGRLLHHFPSRDELLVAATQHLTATRLAQTEVRVAEQLAGEPEGPRRVERCIELLWMTFHEPVFWAAVELWTAARTNEALAAALRPEERALRDAIRRVGDRIWGPAVCTHPNYPELRELLFTSMRGAALPYTFERRRQPANDPHVALWKSLAHRLLFADGQC; from the coding sequence GTGGTGACCGAAACCCGGACCCGGCAGGACCGCGCGGCAGGCACGCGCACGTTGATCCTGGACGCGGCCGTCGAGTGCCTGGTCGAACTCGGCTACGCGGGCGCGTCCACTTTGGCCATCCAGGCCAAGGCGGGCGTGTCGCGTGGCCGCCTGCTGCACCACTTCCCGTCGCGGGACGAGCTGCTGGTCGCGGCGACGCAGCACCTCACCGCGACCCGGCTCGCGCAGACCGAGGTGCGGGTCGCCGAGCAGCTCGCCGGCGAACCGGAGGGCCCGCGGCGGGTCGAGCGGTGCATCGAGCTGCTGTGGATGACCTTCCACGAGCCCGTGTTCTGGGCCGCCGTCGAGCTGTGGACCGCGGCGCGGACGAACGAGGCGCTGGCGGCGGCGCTGCGGCCGGAGGAGCGGGCGCTGCGGGACGCGATCCGCCGCGTCGGCGACCGGATCTGGGGCCCCGCGGTGTGCACGCACCCGAACTACCCGGAGCTGCGGGAGCTGCTGTTCACGAGCATGCGGGGCGCGGCGCTGCCCTACACCTTCGAGCGGCGGCGGCAGCCGGCGAACGACCCGCACGTCGCGCTGTGGAAGTCGCTGGCGCACCGGCTGCTCTTCGCTGACGGTCAGTGTTGA